GATACCGGGTCCGAGCTTCATCCAGCTCTTCGCACCGTGCCCGACCGGATGGAGAAGCCCGACCGACAAGAGCATCGAGATAGCTCGCCTTGCCGTTCAGACGGCTTACTTCCCGCTCTTCGAGTACGAGAACGGCAAGTATAAGATAAACATGCCCAATCCAAAGAAAGAACCCAAGCCAATTGAGGAGTTCCTCAAACTCCAGGGCAGGTTCAAGTACATGACTAAGGAGGACATCGAGAACCTCCAAGCCTGGGTCCTCCATGAGTGGGAGAAGTTGAAGAAGCTCGCCGAGGTCT
Above is a window of Thermococcus sp. DNA encoding:
- a CDS encoding thiamine pyrophosphate-dependent enzyme, whose amino-acid sequence is LSGFLERGHDAVYIMYDNEAYMNTGIQRSSSTPYGAWTTNTPGGKRHFLEKRHKKKVIDIVIAHEIPYAATASVAFPEDFIRKLKKARKIPGPSFIQLFAPCPTGWRSPTDKSIEIARLAVQTAYFPLFEYENGKYKINMPNPKKEPKPIEEFLKLQGRFKYMTKEDIENLQAWVLHEWEKLKKLAEVFG